One region of Eretmochelys imbricata isolate rEreImb1 chromosome 2, rEreImb1.hap1, whole genome shotgun sequence genomic DNA includes:
- the NEUROD6 gene encoding neurogenic differentiation factor 6: protein MLTLPFDESVVMPESQMCRKFSRESEDQKQIKKPESFSKQIVLRGKNIKRATGEDTEKEEEEEDREEEDENGLPRRRGLRKKKTTKIRVERVKFRRQEANARERNRMHGLNDALDNLRKVVPCYSKTQKLSKIETLRLAKNYIWALSEILRIGKRPDLLTFVQNLCKGLSQPTTNLVAGCLQLNARSFLMGQTGESAHHTRSPYSSFYPPYHSPELSTPPGHGTLDNSKSMKPYNYCSAYESFYESTSPECASPQFEGPLSPPPINYNGIFSLKQEDALDYGKNYNYGMHYCAVPPRGPLGQSSMFRLPTESHFPYDLHLRSQSLTMQDELNAVFHN, encoded by the coding sequence ATGTTAACACTACCATTTGATGAGTCTGTTGTAATGCCAGAATCCCAGATGTGCAGAAAGTTTTCCAGAGAAAGTGAGGACCAAAAGCAAATTAAGAAGCCAGAAAGCTTTTCAAAGCAGATTGTACTCCGAGGAAAGAATATCAAAAGGGCCACTGGAGAAGACacagaaaaagaagaggaggaagaagacagagaggaggaggatgagaatgGTTTGCCTAGAAGGAGGGGCcttagaaaaaaaaagacaaccaaGATAAGAGTGGAAAGGGTCAAATTCAGGCGGCAAGAAGCCAATGCTAGAGAAAGGAACAGGATGCATGGCCTTAATGATGCTCTGGACAATTTAAGAAAAGTGGTCCCTTGTTATTCAAAAACACAAAAACTGTCTAAAATAGAAACTTTAAGACTAGCCAAAAACTATATTTGGGCTCTTTCTGAAATCCTGCGTATTGGCAAGAGACCTGACCTGCTCACGTTCGTCCAAAACTTGTGCAAGGGTCTATCCCAGCCAACTACAAACTTGGTGGCAGGATGCCTGCAGCTGAATGCCAGAAGTTTCTTGATGGGTCAGACGGGGGAAAGTGCCCATCACACAAGGTCACCATATTCCAGCTTCTATCCTCCCTATCACAGTCCTGAGCTCAGCACTCCCCCAGGGCACGGAACTCTTGACAATTCCAAGTCTATGAAACCCTACAATTACTGCAGTGCTTACGAATCTTTCTATGAAAGCACTTCCCCTGAGTGTGCCAGCCCACAGTTTGAAGGTCCCTTAAGTCCTCCCCCAATTAACTATAATGGGATATTTTCCCTGAAGCAAGAAGATGCCTTGGACTATGGCAAAAATTACAATTATGGCATGCATTACTGTGCAGTGCCACCCAGGGGTCCCCTTGGGCAGAGCTCCATGTTCAGGTTGCCTACCGAGAGCCACTTCCCTTATGACTTACATCTGCGCAGCCAGTCTCTCACCATGCAAGATGAATTAAATGCAGTTTTTCATAATTAA